The following nucleotide sequence is from Frankiaceae bacterium.
CGGTGGCCTCGCGGTCGCGCGAGCGGGCGGAGGCGACGATGTCCGCGAACCCGTCGAGGAACGGCCGCGTCAGCTCGACGACGAGCTGCTCCTTGGCCTTGAAGTGGTAGTACAGCGCCGCCTTCGTGATGCCGAGGCGTTCGGCGATCTGGCGCAGCGACGTCGCGTCGTAGCCCTGGGCGCGGAACAGCTCCAGCGCGACGCGCAGGATCTCGGCTCGGGTCCCCGCGGACTCTGGCATCTCACCCCCTGAGTGGATTCCATACGATAACGTCCTTGCCGGTCGGCAGGTAAGGAGACGCGATGCCGGGGTCGCGAGTCGTGGACATCTTGCTCCTCGACCTGCCCGTCGCGCTGTGGGCTGACGCCTCCGCGCACACCGAGCGCTTCCTCGCCGCGATGCGCACCGTGGCCGAGAAGAACAAGCGCGGCCCCGTCGCCCGGCTCCTGTGCGTCGTCGAACGCCTGGAGGGCGAGTTCGCGGAGGCGGCCGCGCCGTCCGAGCTGGAGCTGCGCGCGGCCGCCGCGCGGCGGCTCAAGGAGGTCGACGTGGCGTACGGCGCGGTGCGCTGCGCGCGCGACGACCTCGCCACGCTCGCCGACGCGTACGACGCCGCCGACAAGTGGTGCCGTACCCACGACATGCCGGAGCTCGCCGCCACCAAGGAGGTGGCGGCGTTCCGGCGCTGGTTCCTCGGCCAGATCGTGGGGCAGCTCGACGGTGACCTGCCCACGCCCTGGCCCGGTGCGTGAGGACCTACTTGGGCCCGAGCTCGACGAAGACGTCGTTGATCGTCTCGCAGAGACCGCTCAGCGGCTGCGTGGGCGTGCACTGCGGGTCGACGTTCGGCTCCCCCGAGGGGGAGCAGTAGCGGTAGCAGTCGACGAGCGTCGTACAGACGCGGGCGTCGCCGACGTAGGGGGTGCACGTCTCCGTGGCGGAGGCGGTCGCGGGGACCATGGCGGCGGCCGCGAGGGCCAGGCCGAGGACGAGACGCATGCGGGCTCCTTCGAGAGCTGGTGGACGGAGCCCGGACTAGCGGGGGCTGAGGGGGACGTGGATGCTGTCGATCGTCGCGCAGGGGCCGCTGACCGGCTGCATCGGCGTGCACTCGCCGTAGATGGCCGCGTCGTCGTCGAACGCGCACTGCGTCGGACGGAAGCACTCGGGCAGCGGGACGCAGACGTAAGCGGTCGCGACGGGCGGCGTACACACGTCCGGCGCGGCGGAGGCGGTGGCGGGAACGATCGCGGCGGCCGCGAGGGCGAGGCCGAGGGCAAGACGCATGGCGGGGCTCCTTCAGCAGGTGTGGGCATCGGGCCGCGAACGAGCGCGGCCGGGGTTAGGAGCCCGGAGGCGGGCTCCGGGTTCGGATTCGGGGCGGACCGCGGCGTTCCTGCGTAGCCTCTGCCCGTGCAGAGCACGGACCTGCTCGTCGTCGGCGGCGGCGCCATGGGCTCGGCGACCGCGTGGTGGGCGGCGCGGGCCGGCCGCGACGTCGTCCTCCTCGAACGCCATCCCGGACACCATGCGCATGGCTCCTCGCACGGGCGGTCGCGGATCTTCCGGCTGGCGTACGACGACGCGTACTACGTCGGCCTCGCCCGCCAGGCGCGCGAACTCTGGCGGCTGCTGGAGGAGGAGTCCGGCGCGACGCTGCTGGAGGTGACCGGCGGGCTCGACCACGGCGCCGGCGTCGCGGCGGTGGCCGGCGCACTCGACGCGGCCGGGGAGTCGTACGAGCGCCTCTCCCCCGCCGCGGCAGCGGATCGGTGGCCGATGCTGCGGTTCGAGAACGAGGTCGTGCACCAGCCCGACGCGGGGCGGCTCGACGCCGACGCCGTCGTCACGACGCTGCACGCCGAGGCGGCGCGGCACGGCGCGGACGTGCGGTTCTCGACGACCGTCCTCGGCGCGGCGCGGACGGCCTCCGGCGTCGTCGTGGCGACGGATCGGGGCGACGTGGCGGCGGACGTCGTCGTCGTCGCGGCCGGCGCCTGGCTGCCCGGCCTGCTCGGGTCGCTGCCGGTGCCCGGCGACCTGCCGCCGTTCCGCGTCACGCAGGAGCAGCCCGTGTACTTCGCGGCGGCCGGCGAGGCGACGTGGCCGTCGTTCATCCACCACCGCGACGACGGGCCGATCGTGTACGGCCTCGGCGCGCCCGGCGACGGCGTGAAGGCCGGCGAGCACGGCAGCGGGCGCGTCGTCTCCCCCGACGCGCGACTCGGCGCCGACGACGAGGCGGTCGCGCGGATGGCGGCGTACGCCGAGTCGTGGCTGCCCGGTGTCGCGCCCGAGGTGACGCGCGTCGACTCGTGCCTGTACACGTCGACGCCGGACGACGCGTTCTGCCTGCGCCGCGAGGGGCCGCTCGTCGTCTGCTCGCCGTGCTCCGGGCACGGCTTCAAGTTCGTCCCCGCGATCGGGCGGCTGACCGCGGACCTCGCCTCAGGGTGAGCCCCGATCCTGCCGAAGCCACGTCCATGTCACTGATGGACTCCGTCGAGAAGCTCCGCAACGACCGCGCGCTCATCGAGGCGCTCATCGAGAAGCCCGAGCAGCTCGGTCCCGACTTTCAGCCGGTGCGCCGCCTCGCCGACGACACGCTCGTCGGCTACAAGGCGACCGGCCACGGCCAGGCGGGCACCGCGCTCAGCAACACGCTCGCGCTGCTGGAGTCGGCGCAGGGCCTCGGGCTCGTCGAACGCCTCGACTGGGCGTTCCGCTGCCTCGCGTTCGACGTGTTCCTCGAGCGCGGCGTGGACGTCGAGATGTGGATCACGCCGGAGCCGGAGACGTACGACAGCGCCTGTCCCCCACGGCTCGCCACGTCCTGGGGCCGCGGCCGGCGCGGCGTGAAGGTGGCGGCGGAGGTGCCGGCGCACGCGTTCGCCGACCCGGTGTCGTTGCGGACGGGGATCGACGAGTTCCGCGGCTGGGGATGGCGGGTCGTCGCCGACGACGTGGCGGACGTACCCGGTGCCGTCGGCCTGCTCGACCAGGTACGGCCCGACGTCGTCAAGCTCGACCTCGACAGGCCCGGCCGCGGCGCCGCTCCGACCGAGAACGTGCGCGCGATGCTGGAGTGGGCCTCCCGCTCCGGCGCCGAGGTCGTGGCGCTCGGCGTGGACGACGCGCAGCGGCGTGCCGTCGCCGTGGGGCTCGGCGCGACGCTCGGCCGCGGCCGTCTCCTCGGCCCGCCGGGGCCGTTGCCCGCATAGTGCGGCGTACGGCCGTTTGGGTGAACTTCGGCTGATCCGTTCAGTAGGGCTTGTGCTGGGCCGATGACTAGTTCGTACTAGTCACCTCGGCTCACCCTCGGAGCGCCCACATGAGCGTCGACATCGATCTCGACACCGACCGTCGGGTCGCGCTGCTCATCGTCCGCGGTGACCTGAACTCCACCAACGCGCCCATGGTCAGCGGCGCCATCGCCGGCCTCGTCACGCACGACGGCTACGACGTCGTCGTCGACCTCAGCGAGAGCGGCACCATCCTCGCCGGGGGCGTCCGCGCGCTGCGCCGGGGCTGCGACCTCGCGCACGAGTACCACCGCGACATCCGCGTCGCGTGCCCGCCCGCGTCGGCGATCCGCCCGGCACTCGTTCTGGCGCACCTCGACCAGGAGCTGGCCGTGTACGACTCCCGCGCCGAGGCCCTGACCGGCTCCTAGCAGGACGATCCCGCCACACGATCGGGGTGGCGACTCGGCCCATCCCTGCAGCCCACCCGCCGGTCTCACGCGTAGTGATCTTCAAAGAACGAGCGGGGCTTTCGCCAAAGCCTCCTAGGCGGGGCTCTTCCGCAGGGTCGCCCACGCGGCGCTGCCGGTGACGGCGTAGTCGTAGCTCGACGCGCCCAGGCACGTCGTGTCCTTCGCGGCGCGTACCAGACCGTCGTAGTCCTTGGCGGTGCTCGTCGTCCCCACACCGCCAGCGAGGTGCACCTGCGTCGTGGCGCCGAGGTGCTTACGCAGCAGCTTGACGTTCTCCGAGGAGTACTTGTAGGCGTCGCGCCACTCGGGCTGCTTGTCGCGGTTCGTGTAGTACGACATCGGGATCCACACGTCGTACGACGGCTTCAGCTTGGCCCACGGGAAGTCCGGCCAGAACGCGGGGTTGATGACGTCGGTCACGACCGGCGGCACGACGATCGCGCTCGTGCTCATGGAGCCGGCCGCCTTGCGGAGCTTCGTGCTCAGCGAGACCAGGCGCTCGTTGCGCTGCTTGAGGTCGCCGTTCTCGCGGGACTCGATGTCGATGCCGATGCTGTCGAACTTGTGGCCGTTCTTCGTGCGGAACTTGATCATCGCGTCGATGTGCGCCCAGTCGCGCGCGGAGCTGACGAAGCGCGGGAGGTACCAGCCGACGACCTTGATGTGGTTGGCGTGCGCCCTCTCGACGAACTGGCCCAGCAGGTCCGCGCTCAGCACGCCGGTGCTGCCGCCGTCGCGGTCCTTGGCGCCCTGGATGTACAGCGTCTTCACGCCCTGCCGCGCCATGTCGTCGACGCTGCTCGGCTTGGTGCGCGCGTAGCCGTACTCCGGGGAGAAGTCGAACGCGTCCACCCACGTGCCGAGGCCCTTGTACATCGCGATGTTCCTGCGCTGCGCCGGCGCCTGCGTGGGGTCGGGCTCGACCGGCGCGGGCTTCGGGCAGGCACGGACGGGCTCGATGCAGAGGACGGCGGTGGCGACGGCGGCGTACGGCACCGCGAGCACGACCGCCGCGAGCATGCTGACGGCGGCGCGGCGCGTTGGGCGCATGGTCGTCCCCCCGGACGTCTGGGTGGCTGGGTCTGATGACGGTAACGAACTCGGGCGGCGTTGGGAACGGATGCGCG
It contains:
- a CDS encoding EAL domain-containing protein, whose translation is MDSVEKLRNDRALIEALIEKPEQLGPDFQPVRRLADDTLVGYKATGHGQAGTALSNTLALLESAQGLGLVERLDWAFRCLAFDVFLERGVDVEMWITPEPETYDSACPPRLATSWGRGRRGVKVAAEVPAHAFADPVSLRTGIDEFRGWGWRVVADDVADVPGAVGLLDQVRPDVVKLDLDRPGRGAAPTENVRAMLEWASRSGAEVVALGVDDAQRRAVAVGLGATLGRGRLLGPPGPLPA
- a CDS encoding FAD-dependent oxidoreductase, giving the protein MQSTDLLVVGGGAMGSATAWWAARAGRDVVLLERHPGHHAHGSSHGRSRIFRLAYDDAYYVGLARQARELWRLLEEESGATLLEVTGGLDHGAGVAAVAGALDAAGESYERLSPAAAADRWPMLRFENEVVHQPDAGRLDADAVVTTLHAEAARHGADVRFSTTVLGAARTASGVVVATDRGDVAADVVVVAAGAWLPGLLGSLPVPGDLPPFRVTQEQPVYFAAAGEATWPSFIHHRDDGPIVYGLGAPGDGVKAGEHGSGRVVSPDARLGADDEAVARMAAYAESWLPGVAPEVTRVDSCLYTSTPDDAFCLRREGPLVVCSPCSGHGFKFVPAIGRLTADLASG